One Cryobacterium roopkundense genomic region harbors:
- a CDS encoding ABC transporter ATP-binding protein translates to MPQPVIVASQLKKQYKDFVAVDGVSFEVAPGESFGLLGPNGAGKSTTMRMVGAVSTRTSGELSVLGLDPNRYGPEIRSQLGVVPQENNLDMELRVRENLLVYGRYFGLPRAQVARRADELLAFAQLEDKATAKVDALSGGMKRRLTIARALINDPRILLLDEPTTGLDPQARHILWDRLFRLKEQGTTLLLTTHYMDEAEQLCDRLVVVDHGAIMAEGSPAELIRRYSSREVLEVRFGSTHNAGVAEQIAGFGERVEVLPDRILVYSDNGEAELERMTVAGLHPITSLVRRSSLEDVFLRLTGRALIE, encoded by the coding sequence GTGCCCCAACCTGTCATCGTCGCCAGCCAACTCAAGAAGCAGTATAAGGATTTCGTCGCGGTCGACGGCGTGTCCTTCGAGGTGGCGCCCGGGGAGTCGTTCGGGCTGCTCGGCCCGAACGGTGCCGGCAAATCCACCACCATGCGCATGGTCGGCGCGGTCTCCACCCGCACGAGCGGCGAGCTGAGCGTGCTCGGCCTCGACCCCAACCGGTACGGCCCCGAGATCCGCTCGCAGCTCGGCGTCGTTCCGCAGGAGAACAACCTCGACATGGAGCTGCGGGTGCGCGAGAACCTGCTCGTGTACGGGCGCTACTTCGGGCTCCCGCGCGCCCAGGTCGCCCGCCGAGCCGACGAACTTCTCGCTTTCGCCCAGCTCGAGGACAAAGCAACGGCCAAGGTGGATGCCCTGTCCGGCGGCATGAAACGCCGCCTCACCATCGCGCGGGCCCTCATCAACGACCCGCGCATCCTGCTGCTCGACGAACCCACCACGGGCCTCGACCCGCAGGCCCGCCACATTCTCTGGGACCGGCTGTTCCGCCTGAAGGAGCAGGGCACCACGCTGCTGCTCACCACGCACTACATGGACGAGGCCGAGCAGCTCTGCGACCGCCTCGTGGTGGTCGACCACGGCGCCATCATGGCCGAGGGATCGCCCGCCGAGCTGATTCGCCGCTACTCCTCTCGCGAGGTGCTCGAGGTGCGGTTCGGCTCCACCCACAACGCCGGCGTCGCCGAGCAGATCGCGGGTTTCGGCGAACGGGTCGAGGTGCTGCCGGACCGAATCCTGGTTTACAGCGACAACGGCGAAGCCGAACTCGAGCGGATGACCGTGGCCGGCCTGCACCCGATCACAAGCCTCGTGCGCCGCTCGAGCCTGGAAGACGTGTTCCTGCGCCTCACCGGACGGGCCCTGATCGAATGA
- a CDS encoding ATP-binding protein → MSTLSLVTLAQTASPRRVRLTLVAVVVVVFAMSVATLLVSRNAEFISAWWPAAGVSVIAVLLARRNRVGMALAIWAAASGARLAVGQPLAPALAYGFANALEAWLIARILEGSDAPHSLDDVRSVGRFVIAVAIGALTMAGLAALIIGVQGGDAPGTFALVAPSHASAILVIAPFLMVARVRVPARLRTELIVQSGLLAIVLALVFLPGQSSQWKFLTLPVLIWAALRFGSWPATGQMLALALTATAIVDLRQAGAVGEPGPGSIAQEYAVLQSYFVVYAASLLVIAAGRTERLRLADEMLMRDRLLRGGIVGSQIGLLLLRENALGAVTIVDGNAVAAGLLGVTVEARGESAGAVPTDGPLASAIATVRGDTVAFRDWSGEVEIDHAERRLQVFIARVHSTGADALITVQVIDTTARYVAEQAVTAALGNEQATTSALRELNRQKEDFVSSVSHELRTPIMSILGFSEELADTKLSPLAADYLSVITRNAHRLADLVEDLLELSRMSDQNDRTVRPLEVTALNEVIRNCVEELGAAARSGGVTLVFIPVDDLDVAGNSRDVTRVLINLVANAVKFTPRGGRVAVTCSRAGDVVLVEVVDNGVGIPPDEIDRVLERFYRSSTSVSLPGTGLGLSIVTGLLKQLGGTLQITSDGLTGTQVRVRLPAAPAPVPVADTGERPAASVTTAVDRT, encoded by the coding sequence GTGTCCACACTCAGCCTGGTCACCTTGGCGCAGACGGCGTCGCCGAGGCGTGTCAGACTGACGCTCGTCGCCGTGGTCGTGGTCGTCTTCGCGATGAGCGTCGCCACGCTGCTCGTCTCGCGCAACGCGGAGTTCATCTCCGCCTGGTGGCCGGCCGCGGGCGTGAGCGTTATCGCCGTGCTGCTGGCGCGCAGAAACCGCGTGGGCATGGCCCTCGCGATCTGGGCGGCCGCCAGCGGTGCCCGCCTGGCCGTGGGACAGCCCCTCGCCCCGGCTCTCGCATACGGTTTCGCGAACGCTTTAGAAGCCTGGCTGATCGCGAGGATACTCGAGGGAAGCGACGCGCCGCACTCCCTCGACGATGTCCGCAGCGTGGGCCGTTTCGTGATCGCCGTCGCCATCGGCGCGCTCACGATGGCCGGTCTCGCTGCCCTCATCATCGGAGTGCAGGGCGGCGACGCGCCCGGGACCTTTGCCCTGGTCGCCCCGTCCCACGCGTCGGCGATCCTCGTGATCGCCCCCTTCCTCATGGTGGCACGAGTGCGTGTGCCCGCCCGGCTGCGCACCGAACTCATCGTGCAGTCCGGCCTGCTCGCCATTGTGCTGGCACTTGTATTCCTGCCCGGCCAGTCTTCCCAGTGGAAGTTCCTCACCCTGCCCGTGCTCATCTGGGCCGCCCTGCGCTTCGGCAGCTGGCCGGCCACCGGACAGATGCTGGCGCTGGCGCTCACGGCGACCGCGATCGTGGACCTGCGGCAGGCTGGAGCCGTGGGCGAGCCGGGCCCGGGATCGATTGCGCAGGAATACGCCGTCTTGCAGTCCTACTTCGTGGTCTACGCGGCGTCCCTGCTCGTGATCGCGGCTGGGCGCACGGAGCGACTCCGCCTCGCGGACGAGATGTTGATGCGCGACCGCCTGCTGCGCGGCGGGATCGTGGGCTCCCAGATTGGCCTGCTTCTGCTGCGTGAGAACGCGCTCGGCGCGGTCACGATCGTGGATGGCAACGCTGTCGCGGCCGGGTTGCTGGGCGTGACCGTCGAGGCGCGCGGCGAGTCGGCGGGGGCGGTGCCCACCGACGGCCCCCTCGCCTCTGCGATCGCCACGGTGCGCGGCGACACTGTGGCGTTCCGGGACTGGTCGGGCGAGGTGGAGATCGACCACGCCGAGAGGCGGCTGCAGGTGTTCATCGCCCGGGTGCATTCCACGGGAGCCGACGCCCTGATCACCGTGCAGGTGATCGATACCACCGCCCGGTACGTGGCCGAGCAGGCAGTCACGGCCGCGCTCGGGAACGAACAGGCGACCACGTCGGCCCTGCGGGAGCTCAACCGGCAGAAGGAAGACTTCGTATCGTCGGTGAGCCACGAGCTGCGCACGCCGATTATGAGCATCCTCGGATTCTCAGAGGAACTCGCCGACACCAAACTCTCGCCGCTCGCGGCGGACTACCTGAGCGTGATCACGCGCAACGCGCATCGCCTCGCCGACCTCGTGGAAGACCTGCTCGAGCTGTCCCGCATGTCCGACCAGAACGACCGCACGGTGCGTCCGCTCGAGGTGACGGCCCTGAACGAGGTGATCCGCAATTGTGTCGAGGAGCTGGGAGCGGCCGCCCGGTCCGGGGGCGTGACCCTCGTGTTCATCCCGGTCGACGACCTGGACGTCGCCGGAAACTCTCGCGACGTGACCCGGGTGCTCATCAACCTCGTGGCGAACGCGGTGAAGTTCACGCCTCGCGGCGGCCGCGTGGCGGTCACCTGCAGCCGGGCTGGGGATGTGGTTCTGGTGGAGGTGGTCGACAATGGTGTCGGCATTCCACCCGACGAGATCGACCGGGTGCTCGAAAGATTCTACCGTTCGAGCACCTCGGTCTCGTTGCCCGGAACCGGCCTCGGCCTCTCCATCGTCACTGGGCTGCTCAAGCAGCTCGGCGGAACCCTGCAGATCACCTCCGACGGCCTGACCGGAACCCAGGTTCGCGTGAGGCTGCCGGCCGCACCAGCCCCGGTGCCGGTGGCTGACACAGGAGAACGGCCCGCGGCATCCGTCACCACCGCAGTAGACCGGACCTGA
- a CDS encoding ABC transporter ATP-binding protein, whose protein sequence is MGPRATFSQLLPYLLEHKKVLGFVIVLSVLGAAASLAQPLLVSQVITRVQNNTPLDSLVIALIGLVVISGLISGYQHYLLQRTGEGVVLSSRRKLVNRLLRLPIREFDARRTGDLVSRVGSDTTLLRAVLTQGLVEAIGGSLTFVGALIAMLVIDPVLLGLTVLVITVSVVTVVLLSRRIRTASQAAQAKVGDLAASVERAISAIRTVRASNATEREVAVIEEDARGAWRMGIKVAKISALVVPIAGIAMQVSFLVVLGVGGFRVASGAISIADLVAFILFLFMMIMPLGQFFGAITSVNSALGALGRIQEIIDLPSEDQFDRDLAPLAMTVGAANASVRPDADAISFENVQFGYTAVAVAVDPLAEADAEAVDAVVAPAPAEPRPVLHGVSFSAPRGLRTALVGPSGAGKSTILALIERFYDADSGVVRLGGLDIRTLDRTALRAQIGYVEQDAPVLAGTLRDNLTLASPESTDADCIKVLHAVNLGEVLDRDPAGLGATVGESGVKLSGGERQRLAIARALLSAPPILLLDESTSSLDGANEQMMRAAIDAVAQDRTLIVIAHRLSTVVDSDQIVVLDHGQVIGTGTHSELVVSTPLYRELAKHQLLV, encoded by the coding sequence GTGGGGCCGCGCGCCACCTTCAGCCAGCTGCTGCCGTACCTGCTCGAGCACAAGAAGGTGCTCGGCTTCGTGATCGTGCTGAGCGTGCTCGGCGCCGCCGCTAGCCTCGCGCAGCCGCTGCTGGTGAGCCAAGTGATCACCCGCGTGCAGAACAACACGCCGCTCGATTCCCTCGTGATCGCGCTCATTGGTCTCGTGGTGATTTCGGGCCTGATCAGCGGTTACCAGCACTACCTCCTGCAACGCACGGGCGAGGGCGTGGTGCTCTCCAGCCGCCGCAAGCTCGTGAACCGACTGTTGCGCCTCCCGATCCGCGAATTCGACGCGCGTCGCACCGGCGACCTCGTCTCGCGCGTCGGAAGTGACACCACACTGCTGCGCGCCGTGCTTACCCAGGGCCTCGTGGAAGCCATCGGCGGCTCGCTCACGTTCGTGGGCGCGCTCATCGCCATGCTCGTGATCGACCCCGTGCTGCTCGGGCTGACCGTGCTCGTGATCACGGTCTCGGTCGTGACCGTCGTGCTGCTGTCGCGGCGCATCCGCACGGCCAGCCAGGCCGCGCAGGCCAAGGTGGGCGACCTCGCGGCGAGCGTGGAGCGCGCGATCAGCGCCATCCGCACCGTGCGGGCCTCAAACGCCACCGAACGCGAAGTCGCCGTGATCGAGGAAGACGCCCGCGGCGCCTGGCGGATGGGCATCAAGGTCGCCAAGATCTCCGCACTCGTGGTGCCGATCGCCGGAATCGCGATGCAGGTGTCGTTCCTCGTGGTGCTCGGCGTGGGCGGTTTCCGGGTGGCGAGCGGGGCCATCTCCATCGCCGACCTGGTGGCGTTCATCCTCTTCCTGTTCATGATGATCATGCCGCTCGGCCAGTTCTTCGGCGCGATTACCTCGGTCAACTCCGCGCTCGGCGCGCTCGGCCGCATCCAGGAGATCATCGACCTGCCTTCTGAAGACCAGTTCGACCGCGACCTCGCGCCGTTGGCCATGACAGTGGGCGCCGCGAACGCGAGCGTGCGGCCCGATGCCGACGCCATTTCGTTCGAGAACGTGCAATTCGGGTACACGGCAGTTGCCGTGGCCGTCGACCCGCTGGCCGAGGCAGACGCCGAGGCGGTCGACGCAGTCGTGGCGCCGGCGCCGGCGGAACCGCGCCCCGTGTTGCACGGGGTGTCATTCAGCGCCCCCCGCGGCCTGCGCACCGCTCTCGTGGGCCCCTCCGGCGCGGGGAAGAGCACGATTCTCGCGTTGATCGAGCGCTTCTACGACGCCGACTCGGGCGTCGTGCGCCTCGGCGGGCTCGACATCCGCACCCTCGACCGCACCGCCCTGCGCGCCCAGATCGGCTACGTGGAACAGGACGCCCCGGTGCTCGCCGGTACGCTGCGCGACAACCTCACGCTCGCGAGCCCCGAGTCCACAGACGCGGACTGCATCAAGGTTTTGCACGCCGTGAATCTCGGCGAGGTGCTCGACCGCGACCCCGCCGGGCTCGGCGCGACCGTCGGCGAATCCGGCGTGAAGCTCTCCGGCGGGGAGCGCCAGCGGCTCGCCATCGCGCGGGCACTCCTCTCCGCGCCGCCTATCCTGCTTCTCGACGAGAGCACCTCGAGCCTCGACGGCGCGAACGAGCAGATGATGCGCGCCGCGATCGACGCCGTGGCGCAGGACCGCACCCTCATCGTGATCGCTCACCGACTGTCGACGGTCGTCGACTCCGACCAGATTGTGGTGCTCGACCACGGTCAGGTGATTGGAACCGGCACGCACTCCGAGCTTGTGGTCTCCACCCCGCTCTACCGCGAGCTCGCGAAACACCAGCTGCTCGTCTAG
- a CDS encoding response regulator transcription factor, protein MAHVLVVEDDPDMERLIVHRLSDAGYQVTSESDGQAGLAAVRESHPDLVVLDWMMPRLTGIEVCEQIRQDATLEGTRILMVTAKSQKADIDRAYAAGVTQFLRKPFSLRELVLGVDSVLARA, encoded by the coding sequence ATGGCGCACGTACTCGTTGTCGAAGACGACCCCGACATGGAACGTCTCATCGTGCACCGCCTCTCCGATGCCGGCTACCAGGTGACGAGCGAAAGCGACGGCCAGGCCGGGCTCGCTGCCGTGCGCGAAAGCCACCCCGATCTCGTCGTGCTCGACTGGATGATGCCGCGGCTCACCGGAATCGAGGTCTGCGAACAGATCCGCCAGGACGCGACCCTGGAAGGCACGCGCATTCTCATGGTGACCGCGAAATCGCAGAAGGCGGACATCGACAGAGCTTATGCCGCCGGGGTCACCCAATTTCTGCGCAAGCCGTTCAGCCTGCGTGAGCTGGTGCTCGGCGTCGATTCCGTTCTCGCCCGGGCGTGA
- a CDS encoding ABC transporter permease: MGPGRPPRGGGLYAGNARSVMQRGWRATRSTNWLVVVSGFFEPIFYLLSMGLGLGALIGTVTTASGESVQYAAFIAPALLAVAAMNGAIYDSTWNVFFKMQFAKLYEGMLATSLGPLDVALGEISLALLRGALYGTGFLLVMQLLGLNLSWWALLALPAVLLIAFGFASVGMAITSYMKTFQQMDWINFVLLPMFLFSATFYPLSVYPQGLQYVIMALPLWHGVELVRSLTTGLVDPGLLWHVLYYLVMIVGGLVFTTRRLRALFLD; the protein is encoded by the coding sequence GTGGGCCCCGGACGACCGCCCCGCGGCGGCGGGCTGTATGCCGGCAACGCGCGCAGCGTGATGCAGCGCGGCTGGCGGGCCACGCGCAGCACCAACTGGCTCGTGGTGGTGAGCGGCTTCTTCGAGCCGATCTTCTATCTGCTGTCGATGGGCCTCGGCCTCGGCGCCCTCATCGGCACGGTCACGACGGCGTCGGGCGAGAGCGTGCAGTATGCGGCGTTCATCGCCCCGGCCCTGCTCGCCGTCGCGGCGATGAACGGGGCCATCTACGATTCCACCTGGAACGTGTTCTTCAAGATGCAGTTCGCGAAGCTCTACGAGGGGATGCTCGCCACGAGCCTCGGCCCACTCGACGTGGCGCTCGGCGAGATCTCGCTCGCGCTGTTGCGCGGCGCCCTCTACGGCACCGGATTCCTGCTCGTGATGCAGCTGCTCGGCCTCAACCTGTCCTGGTGGGCGCTGCTCGCGCTTCCGGCGGTGCTGCTGATCGCGTTCGGATTCGCATCCGTCGGCATGGCGATCACGAGTTACATGAAAACCTTCCAGCAGATGGACTGGATCAACTTCGTGCTGCTGCCGATGTTCCTGTTCTCGGCCACGTTCTACCCCCTGAGCGTGTATCCGCAGGGGCTGCAGTACGTGATCATGGCGCTGCCGCTCTGGCACGGCGTCGAACTTGTGCGCTCGCTCACCACGGGCCTGGTCGACCCGGGCCTGCTCTGGCATGTGCTCTACTACCTGGTGATGATCGTGGGCGGCCTCGTCTTCACCACCCGCCGCCTGCGCGCCCTCTTCCTCGATTAG
- a CDS encoding MFS transporter: MSISTTPATLPASAPVNPKSRVILASLIGTTIEFYDFYVYATAAVLVFPYLFFPTGDPTTALLASFAVFGAAMVARPIGALFFGHFGDRNGRKATLVGALLTMGIATFLIGLLPTYAMIGWFAPLMLVILRLAQGFALGGEWSGAALVATENAPVGKRAWYGTFPQVGAPLGFIIANGLFLIIAFALPSDDPTRPSDAFLEWAWRIPFLFSAVMVIVGLWVRLRLVESEAFTKAVKAKKVEKLPLAAVFKSNWRELILGTFIMLATYVLFYLMTTFTLGYGRAATDAALPGLGFSYNTFILMMIGGVVFFGIFTLASGPWADRHGRRKTLIIVTLAIVIFGFLFVPLLGAGTAGVMIFLIVGFSLMGMTFGPMGALLPELFPTAVRYTGSAFAYNMSSILGAAVAPFIAIWLWTVGGGSPFWVGIYLSSMALITLVALILSRETRDLDLER, encoded by the coding sequence ATGTCTATATCCACCACGCCCGCAACGCTGCCGGCCTCCGCCCCTGTCAATCCGAAGAGCCGCGTCATTCTCGCGAGTCTCATCGGAACCACCATCGAGTTCTACGACTTCTATGTGTACGCCACCGCCGCCGTACTCGTGTTTCCGTACCTGTTCTTCCCCACCGGCGACCCCACGACGGCGTTGCTCGCGTCGTTCGCCGTCTTCGGCGCAGCCATGGTGGCCCGCCCGATCGGCGCCCTGTTCTTCGGTCACTTCGGCGACCGAAACGGACGCAAGGCCACCCTCGTGGGCGCGCTGCTCACCATGGGTATCGCCACGTTCCTGATCGGCCTGCTGCCGACCTACGCCATGATCGGCTGGTTCGCCCCGCTCATGCTGGTCATCCTGCGTCTCGCCCAGGGCTTCGCGCTCGGCGGCGAGTGGAGCGGCGCGGCACTCGTGGCCACCGAGAACGCCCCGGTGGGCAAGCGCGCCTGGTACGGCACGTTTCCGCAGGTCGGTGCCCCGCTCGGCTTCATCATCGCGAACGGCCTGTTCCTGATCATCGCGTTCGCCCTGCCGTCCGACGACCCCACGCGCCCCTCCGACGCCTTCCTCGAGTGGGCCTGGCGCATCCCGTTCCTGTTCTCTGCCGTGATGGTGATCGTGGGCCTCTGGGTTCGCCTCCGTCTCGTGGAGAGCGAGGCCTTCACGAAGGCCGTCAAGGCCAAGAAGGTGGAGAAGCTGCCCCTCGCCGCCGTGTTCAAGAGCAACTGGCGCGAGCTCATCCTCGGCACGTTCATCATGCTCGCGACGTACGTGCTGTTCTACCTGATGACCACGTTCACGCTCGGCTACGGCCGCGCTGCAACGGATGCCGCGCTGCCGGGCCTCGGATTCAGCTACAACACGTTCATCCTCATGATGATCGGCGGCGTGGTGTTCTTCGGAATCTTCACCCTCGCGTCCGGCCCCTGGGCCGATCGCCACGGCCGTCGCAAGACGCTCATCATCGTGACACTCGCGATTGTGATCTTCGGCTTCCTGTTCGTGCCCCTGCTCGGTGCGGGCACGGCCGGCGTGATGATCTTCCTGATCGTGGGTTTCTCGCTCATGGGCATGACATTCGGGCCGATGGGTGCGCTGCTCCCCGAGCTGTTCCCCACCGCTGTTCGGTACACGGGCTCGGCGTTCGCGTACAACATGAGCTCGATCCTCGGCGCGGCAGTGGCCCCGTTCATCGCCATCTGGCTGTGGACCGTCGGCGGTGGCAGCCCGTTCTGGGTGGGAATCTACCTCTCCAGCATGGCCTTGATCACGCTCGTGGCGCTGATCCTCAGCCGCGAGACCCGCGACCTCGACCTCGAGCGCTAG
- a CDS encoding response regulator transcription factor codes for MAVAGTEGGQDSALAAAERAHVLVVEDDPDMGRLIVHRLEQAGYRVTSAADGRSALAAAQKTRPDLIVLDWMMPGLTGVEVCTQIRADEAIATTRILMLSAKSQQSDIAKAFACGIDEFLRKPFSLRELILGIDSLLAKT; via the coding sequence ATGGCCGTCGCCGGCACCGAGGGCGGCCAGGACTCCGCTCTCGCGGCCGCCGAACGCGCGCACGTGCTGGTCGTCGAAGACGACCCCGACATGGGGCGTCTGATCGTGCACAGGCTCGAACAGGCTGGTTACCGGGTGACTTCGGCGGCAGACGGCCGCTCCGCACTCGCCGCCGCCCAGAAGACGCGCCCCGATCTGATCGTGCTTGATTGGATGATGCCCGGGCTTACCGGCGTCGAGGTTTGCACGCAGATCCGCGCCGACGAGGCCATCGCCACCACGCGCATCCTGATGCTCAGCGCCAAGTCTCAACAGTCCGACATTGCCAAGGCCTTCGCGTGTGGCATCGACGAGTTTCTGCGCAAGCCATTCAGCCTGCGCGAGCTCATCCTCGGCATCGACTCCCTGCTCGCCAAAACCTGA
- a CDS encoding ABC transporter permease, giving the protein MIDPVTESTTTVATRSRRWGSWYVAEHRFRVMRSYAQTVVVTAIGNPLIYLYAMGVGLATLVDGNLGGAGVNGVSYLVFVAPALLASAAIAVASEEFSYPIMLGFKWNPVFFGMNASSIQPGQIINGIVISVAVRMLVTCVIYYVFMLLFGAVPGPLGFLTVPVALLTGLAFGALFMAYTATLKDDTGQLAMVMRFIILPMTLFSGTFFPLDVLPPYLQWIGWISPLWHGTELSRVFAYGMPEPLWLSVVHVVYLTGLLALGWILARRITVGRLNT; this is encoded by the coding sequence ATGATAGATCCCGTGACCGAATCCACGACGACCGTGGCGACCCGCAGCCGTCGCTGGGGTTCGTGGTACGTGGCCGAGCACCGGTTTCGGGTGATGCGCTCCTACGCGCAGACCGTGGTCGTGACGGCGATCGGCAACCCGCTCATCTACCTCTACGCCATGGGCGTGGGCCTCGCCACCCTCGTGGACGGCAACCTCGGCGGGGCCGGCGTGAACGGCGTGAGCTACCTGGTTTTTGTGGCGCCGGCGCTGCTCGCGAGCGCGGCTATCGCGGTCGCGTCCGAGGAGTTCAGCTACCCGATCATGCTCGGCTTCAAGTGGAATCCGGTGTTCTTCGGCATGAATGCCTCGAGCATCCAGCCGGGGCAGATCATCAACGGGATCGTCATCTCGGTGGCGGTGCGCATGCTCGTCACCTGCGTGATCTACTACGTGTTCATGCTGCTGTTCGGCGCGGTCCCCGGGCCGCTGGGCTTTCTCACCGTTCCCGTGGCCCTGCTCACCGGCCTCGCGTTCGGTGCCCTATTCATGGCGTACACCGCCACGCTGAAAGACGACACCGGGCAGCTCGCCATGGTGATGCGCTTCATCATCCTGCCGATGACGCTGTTCTCCGGCACGTTCTTTCCCCTCGACGTGCTGCCGCCGTACCTGCAGTGGATCGGGTGGATTTCGCCGCTCTGGCATGGCACGGAGCTCTCCAGGGTGTTCGCCTACGGGATGCCGGAACCGCTCTGGCTCAGCGTCGTGCACGTCGTCTACCTCACCGGCCTGCTCGCGCTCGGCTGGATCCTCGCTCGCCGCATCACCGTGGGAAGGCTCAACACGTGA